A genomic region of Bernardetia sp. ABR2-2B contains the following coding sequences:
- a CDS encoding HYR domain-containing protein has translation MEKSYTKATLLKNISWVVFFVFILFSFSIANAATIRVTSLADAGAGTLRQAILDANATTDADEIVFDVDGDITLLTSLPTITQSLIIDGSTAPNYQLGLPTVRLIVRPYRTAVKTTNNSSFQMKGIYFFSNALNGDVTPLIELNNGVEVIITKNTFENIANVFGLENITDVEITENKFKNTTDLIRANNLLSQNIIGGINFTNNEFVNYPAIIFGHISIKNSKDIYINSQIENNTNIQLPEIMERIRISFEATENISVENIETKGHLLFSRGCKNISIDNVKVSEGNGVTAYNATDLSITNSDLRNCNKALTLSSLESINIPNGIHVSNTLFGGVSPYATENDGWLLDLNYINGLIISDGSEPNTNIQIIGDLSEMDRLIDAYLVNDLEIHNLDFTSRITGDEEPAIDLWKCKRVLINNTIIHRREVAISATEVTDITIVNNDLTYNGYNENNNNTTSAAIVLHNLIEESLVGGIYINNNLFGTNSSFDPIGISENVFSIIKIVEGKNISVSNTASNNTNIILPNTIPDELERALQFYRVDNIKISNIDVSHIDTNPLEYQPFGTGVYMLSCNNVEIDNITSKNRRVGILTTHCKDVKVLNSNFTNTHTMIQASYVEEENLIGGLLIENNNFERLYDDFQGSVLVIRDANTLNISDGSIPNTNIQLNAEGLNVEAPIKILEADNVSIQKLDFSHNRPTFYGLAIDIKEVADIVIKDVIVNNRQQAIKARGRIEGSTSNTIDDIILQDNDFRNCGSSADTSAVELEHLFGNKLLRNNMIGSLNLPVISGWTIRYSHNLNISDGSVPNTNIFLSSGLDLKYPIFLRGCHNIDIRALDFSANHGTFYGLGVDIDRCSASITLKNLTIKGRENALYINGVYGGNYSLVIEGNDFRDSGGITGALRIRNLNNTLTSRGILVKNNRFGKESVIPKNILTIDNSSILHRNKGNISISDGSVPNTDIEITTDMSEIDNPIILDRLNYVSVKKLDFSYSALHNSAGKGLKVYSQKTDIENCTFKNRETGVEVANKILNISCNTFHKNNIGIDNSRSAYYYYYNNSNNTISKSIQYNNFICNDNAIIHGDGEADASNNYWGSVFGSINIGGDGDAFITEYNSTLNIEPYSTTSNACANTSLELPKLEVKGNNTIIPHRNTITSLTDYTDFGLTIGCESTLPYTLKNTGTDTLVINSITFSGNSATSFLLNNSVFPISLLPNEQYTINVTFSAAQWGVHEATLQVNNSDCRVSVYEYAIKGEQVYIGNIVEHQKVVDSNPQSSDNFGYSVALYQDYAVIGKYKDDEAAADAGAVYVYHKQNGEWIQEAKLMADDAYLRDEFGYSVAIHENRIVVGAPSKGQPYQSRRGVVYVFDKINNAWEQTSKVKRDIYSNARKFGKSVDVYGEYIVVGSDANRAFLYTPSAYDNGNLIETFIPDGSRYDYTQFGDKVSIHKEKIAVSAPSESSSGAVYVYEKDGNSWDRNAKLTLSGASAFGKSISLHNNKLAIGASQNAHVYTYENNVWNAQNNIQPNDNYSYQYGSSVYIDNSTLMVGDYSNQNNRISSGAVYVFTNQNSTWNQFDKIIPTDAVGGQGFGKEMSVWNNTILVGASQEQSSRGSAYFFKYGANAVSNAQIQISGNSTAISNGQTIASLADSTSFGAVNCVDTLNVSYKIENIGTDALVIKQISLQNTIRNDASFRIENNPVLPLTLQQGEDYSLSVTFDPRSSGIKKAKLKVITNDCDNPVFSFDVEGEEVDNELPVIIAPNDISTCGGYDIELGTPVASDNCTVSDVSNDAPYFFPSGITTVTWTVTDEAGNTSTDTQIINVVADTENPTIVAPVDIITPSFVGYCYTFVDLGTPTTSDNCGIAELYNDAPSVFRVGTTIVTWFVIDNGGNTVTATQNVTVTEDVPPTIYIFNNINANTDTGSCTASITLRTPYTSDNCGSVASIVNDAPSIFPIGTTTVTWTATDDSGNVATGTQDVTVTDNQNPTITAPIDIALNCESSNIDLGIPITDDNCGVATTTNDAPITFPIGTTTVTWTVTDNSGNTATATQEVIVTDTQNPIITAPSNIIANTDNGNCTASNVDLGTSTTDDNCGVATTTNDAPTIFPIGTTTVTWTVTDNSGNTATATQEVIVTDSQNPTITAPLNVAVNADNGNCTASNVDLGTSTTDDNCGVATTTNDAPTIFPIGTTTVTWTVTDNSGNTATATQEVIITDSQNPTITAPLNVAVNADNGNCTASNVDLGTSITDDNCGVATTTNDAPTIFPIGTTMVTWTVTDNSGNTATATQEVIVTPVVELTYSATTFTESNPTSGQIDNELTIYSLPCGIFEGTNGEDFVTTGKAIVTNIPTGLTASIVYQNEGELAFNLLGTATSHTNSDDVNDLSVEFNNTAFTQGVTTADVTNFSVNNLQIDFSEVTSGGGGNTGGIANPVTNLEAQVISTTQIELSWNIPIGATTGYRIYRNGVLIATLTNGTIISYLDENLNPDILYLYKVIAINGNSISQPVLTSERTLPEAPILISTNEICEGQEAIAEVKSTGATYRIYENQDAADPIFESYNSTIELPPITQSTTFYVSVFSNGRESEKTAVQVIVQPVFEATILGENELISCQSSTTLQAQRVDNAISYTWLRSGIVVGSGENYQANFSGNYQVRIERGNCIEISEPIRVLLNYAPLSKIQQQNNVGFCESGTINIANSALQSNSNATYEWLFDNDIVGTENSLIVTQSGNYTLRATQNGCSAETNINVTVTDLPSELLMQSSANIICPNTEVTLITESIPNVTYQWLRNERLIISNGTNKLTTKIAGKYKVKISQNNCELISNETEIKILKVPTAYLRTSETTLFVEEQNGNNQNIASVSWKLNNEILSAFDGQTTITPKESGNYSAVVIYQTGCTTQTRTVSFRVIEVVTGEEDKKQTGWNVYPNPSSDGNFVIEFGASLLEDTDITIFDATGRVVYTQSFKKGSNKKQINLSKMAQGMYVLKAYSDKQSFVKQLIIN, from the coding sequence ATGGAAAAATCATATACTAAAGCTACTCTACTCAAAAATATAAGTTGGGTAGTTTTTTTTGTTTTTATTCTCTTTTCTTTCTCTATTGCTAATGCAGCTACCATTAGAGTTACTTCTCTTGCAGATGCTGGTGCAGGAACGTTAAGACAAGCTATACTTGATGCTAATGCAACTACTGATGCTGATGAGATCGTTTTTGATGTTGATGGGGATATAACCTTATTAACTTCTTTACCAACAATCACTCAATCACTAATTATAGATGGTAGTACAGCTCCAAATTACCAGTTAGGTTTACCTACTGTTCGCTTGATAGTTAGACCATATAGAACAGCAGTTAAAACAACAAATAATTCATCTTTTCAAATGAAAGGTATTTACTTCTTCAGTAATGCTCTCAATGGAGATGTTACACCTCTTATAGAATTGAATAATGGGGTAGAAGTTATCATTACGAAAAACACATTTGAAAATATAGCTAATGTTTTTGGACTAGAAAATATTACTGATGTTGAGATAACAGAAAACAAATTTAAAAATACAACTGACTTAATAAGGGCAAATAACCTACTATCTCAAAATATCATTGGGGGAATTAACTTCACTAATAATGAGTTTGTAAATTATCCTGCAATTATATTTGGACATATAAGCATAAAAAACTCAAAAGATATCTATATTAACTCTCAAATCGAAAATAATACAAATATACAGTTGCCAGAAATCATGGAACGTATTAGAATCAGTTTTGAGGCTACTGAAAATATTTCTGTGGAAAATATTGAAACTAAAGGTCATCTATTATTTAGCCGTGGATGCAAGAACATAAGTATAGATAATGTAAAAGTTTCTGAGGGAAATGGGGTAACAGCCTATAATGCCACAGACTTATCTATTACCAACTCTGACTTAAGAAACTGTAATAAAGCATTAACCCTATCATCTCTAGAAAGCATAAATATTCCAAATGGTATCCATGTTTCTAACACCCTTTTTGGAGGAGTATCTCCTTATGCAACAGAAAATGATGGATGGTTACTTGACTTGAATTATATAAATGGTTTAATTATTTCAGATGGAAGTGAACCGAATACTAATATCCAAATTATAGGTGATTTGAGTGAAATGGATCGACTCATTGATGCATATCTTGTAAATGACTTGGAAATACATAATTTAGATTTTACATCACGTATTACTGGTGATGAAGAGCCTGCTATAGATTTATGGAAATGTAAGAGGGTATTGATAAATAATACAATTATACATAGAAGGGAAGTTGCAATAAGTGCTACAGAAGTTACAGACATCACTATTGTCAATAATGATCTTACATATAATGGTTATAATGAAAATAATAACAACACAACGTCTGCTGCTATAGTTCTTCATAACTTAATAGAAGAAAGCTTAGTTGGAGGCATATATATAAATAATAATCTGTTTGGGACTAATAGTTCATTTGACCCCATAGGTATTTCTGAAAATGTCTTTAGTATAATAAAGATAGTTGAAGGAAAGAATATCAGTGTTTCTAATACAGCATCAAATAATACAAATATTATTTTACCTAATACAATACCTGACGAACTTGAAAGAGCCTTACAATTTTACCGTGTGGATAATATCAAAATTAGTAACATAGATGTATCACATATCGATACAAATCCGTTAGAGTACCAACCTTTTGGAACAGGTGTGTATATGTTAAGCTGTAATAACGTGGAGATTGATAACATAACTTCTAAAAATCGCCGTGTCGGCATATTAACCACTCACTGTAAAGATGTAAAAGTGTTGAATAGTAATTTTACAAATACCCACACAATGATTCAAGCAAGCTATGTAGAGGAGGAAAATTTAATAGGTGGACTGCTCATAGAAAATAATAATTTTGAACGGTTATATGATGATTTTCAAGGTAGTGTACTTGTTATTAGAGATGCTAATACTTTAAATATATCAGATGGTAGTATTCCCAACACAAATATTCAACTTAATGCAGAAGGATTGAACGTAGAGGCTCCTATCAAGATATTGGAGGCAGATAATGTCAGTATACAAAAACTAGACTTTTCACACAATAGACCTACCTTCTATGGATTAGCTATAGATATTAAGGAAGTTGCCGATATAGTCATAAAAGATGTAATAGTAAATAATAGACAACAGGCGATAAAAGCGAGAGGTCGTATAGAAGGTAGTACTTCAAATACAATAGATGATATCATTCTTCAAGACAATGACTTTAGAAATTGTGGTTCTTCTGCTGACACTAGTGCTGTTGAGCTAGAACACTTATTCGGCAATAAATTACTAAGAAATAATATGATAGGAAGTTTAAACCTACCTGTCATCTCAGGCTGGACAATCAGATATTCTCACAACTTAAATATATCAGATGGAAGTGTTCCAAATACAAATATATTTTTGAGTAGTGGATTAGACCTAAAGTACCCCATATTCTTGCGTGGATGTCATAATATTGATATAAGAGCATTAGATTTCAGTGCGAATCACGGTACTTTTTATGGTTTAGGTGTAGACATAGATCGCTGTTCTGCAAGCATAACATTAAAAAACTTGACTATTAAAGGAAGAGAGAATGCCTTATACATTAATGGCGTATATGGAGGAAATTATTCATTAGTTATTGAAGGCAACGACTTTAGAGATTCTGGTGGAATAACAGGAGCTTTACGAATTCGTAATTTAAACAATACACTTACGAGCAGAGGCATTTTAGTGAAAAATAATAGATTTGGAAAAGAATCAGTTATCCCTAAAAATATTCTCACTATTGATAATAGCTCTATTTTGCATCGTAATAAGGGTAATATTTCAATCTCTGATGGTTCTGTTCCTAATACAGATATAGAAATCACTACAGATATGAGTGAAATAGACAATCCAATTATTTTAGATAGATTGAATTATGTTAGTGTAAAAAAATTAGATTTTAGTTACTCTGCTCTCCATAATTCTGCTGGAAAAGGTCTAAAAGTTTATAGCCAAAAGACTGATATAGAAAATTGCACTTTTAAAAATAGAGAGACTGGAGTGGAAGTTGCCAACAAAATCCTAAATATTAGCTGCAATACTTTTCATAAAAATAATATTGGTATAGATAATAGTAGAAGTGCTTATTACTATTATTACAACAACTCTAATAATACTATTTCAAAAAGTATTCAATATAATAATTTTATTTGTAATGATAATGCAATTATACATGGAGATGGAGAAGCAGATGCGTCGAACAATTATTGGGGAAGTGTATTTGGTTCTATTAATATTGGTGGTGATGGAGATGCTTTCATAACAGAATATAATTCTACATTAAACATTGAGCCATATTCGACTACGTCTAATGCTTGTGCAAATACATCTCTAGAACTTCCAAAGTTGGAGGTAAAAGGAAACAATACTATTATTCCTCATAGAAATACCATAACTTCGTTAACTGACTATACTGATTTTGGATTGACAATAGGCTGTGAGAGTACACTTCCTTATACGTTGAAAAATACAGGAACTGATACATTAGTGATAAATAGTATTACTTTTTCTGGTAATTCGGCTACAAGCTTTTTATTAAATAATAGTGTCTTTCCTATAAGCCTTTTACCAAATGAACAATATACGATTAATGTTACTTTTTCTGCTGCTCAATGGGGCGTTCATGAAGCGACATTGCAAGTAAATAATAGTGATTGTAGAGTTAGTGTATATGAATATGCTATCAAAGGTGAGCAGGTTTATATCGGTAATATTGTTGAACATCAAAAAGTAGTTGATTCAAATCCACAAAGTAGTGATAATTTTGGCTATTCAGTTGCCTTGTATCAAGATTATGCAGTAATAGGCAAATACAAAGACGACGAAGCAGCAGCAGATGCAGGAGCTGTATATGTCTATCACAAGCAAAATGGAGAGTGGATACAAGAAGCAAAACTTATGGCTGATGATGCTTACCTTAGAGATGAGTTCGGATATAGCGTTGCTATTCATGAAAATAGAATTGTTGTAGGTGCTCCAAGTAAAGGACAACCTTACCAAAGTAGAAGAGGAGTTGTTTATGTGTTTGATAAGATTAATAACGCTTGGGAACAAACGAGTAAAGTAAAACGAGACATATATAGTAATGCACGTAAGTTTGGTAAGTCTGTTGATGTGTACGGAGAATATATAGTAGTTGGAAGTGATGCAAATAGAGCATTCTTATATACACCATCAGCATACGATAACGGTAACCTTATAGAAACATTTATACCTGATGGTTCAAGGTATGACTACACACAATTTGGAGACAAAGTATCTATTCACAAAGAAAAGATAGCAGTAAGTGCTCCTAGTGAATCTAGTAGTGGAGCTGTCTATGTCTATGAAAAAGATGGAAACTCTTGGGATAGAAACGCAAAACTTACACTAAGTGGTGCAAGTGCATTTGGAAAATCTATTTCTTTGCACAATAATAAATTAGCGATTGGAGCAAGTCAAAATGCTCACGTATACACTTATGAAAATAACGTTTGGAATGCACAAAATAATATTCAACCAAATGACAATTACAGTTATCAATATGGAAGCTCTGTTTATATTGATAATTCTACATTAATGGTTGGAGATTATTCGAATCAAAATAATCGAATTTCGTCAGGTGCTGTATATGTATTTACAAATCAAAATTCTACTTGGAATCAATTTGATAAAATTATTCCTACAGATGCAGTAGGTGGACAAGGTTTTGGAAAAGAAATGAGTGTATGGAATAATACTATTCTTGTTGGAGCAAGTCAAGAACAATCAAGCAGAGGAAGTGCATATTTCTTTAAATATGGAGCAAATGCTGTTTCTAATGCACAAATACAAATAAGTGGAAATAGTACAGCTATTAGTAATGGACAAACTATAGCAAGTCTTGCAGACTCTACTTCTTTTGGAGCAGTTAATTGTGTCGATACGTTAAATGTATCTTATAAAATAGAAAACATAGGAACAGACGCTTTAGTTATTAAACAGATTTCACTTCAAAACACAATTCGTAATGATGCAAGTTTTAGAATAGAAAACAATCCTGTTTTACCTTTAACATTACAACAGGGAGAAGATTATTCTCTTTCTGTTACTTTTGACCCAAGATCTAGTGGTATCAAAAAAGCAAAATTAAAGGTAATAACAAACGATTGTGATAATCCTGTTTTTTCATTTGATGTAGAGGGAGAAGAAGTAGATAATGAATTACCTGTTATTATTGCACCAAATGATATTTCTACTTGTGGAGGATATGATATTGAATTAGGTACTCCTGTAGCTAGTGATAATTGTACTGTTTCTGATGTATCAAATGATGCTCCTTATTTCTTTCCATCTGGAATAACCACTGTAACTTGGACAGTAACAGATGAAGCAGGAAATACATCTACTGATACCCAAATCATAAATGTAGTAGCAGATACAGAAAACCCAACTATTGTAGCTCCTGTAGATATTATAACACCTAGTTTTGTTGGTTATTGTTATACTTTTGTAGATTTGGGAACACCAACTACTTCAGATAATTGTGGAATTGCAGAGCTATATAATGATGCTCCCTCTGTTTTTCGTGTAGGAACAACAATTGTAACTTGGTTTGTGATTGATAATGGAGGAAATACAGTAACAGCTACACAGAATGTAACTGTTACAGAAGATGTACCTCCAACGATTTATATATTCAATAATATAAATGCAAATACAGACACAGGAAGTTGTACAGCTAGTATAACCTTAAGAACGCCTTATACATCTGATAATTGTGGTAGTGTTGCGAGTATAGTAAATGATGCTCCTAGTATTTTTCCTATTGGCACAACAACGGTAACTTGGACAGCAACAGACGATAGTGGAAATGTAGCAACAGGTACGCAAGATGTAACAGTTACTGATAATCAAAACCCAACTATTACTGCACCAATAGACATAGCTTTAAATTGTGAATCATCAAACATTGATCTAGGAATACCTATAACTGATGATAACTGTGGTGTTGCAACTACTACAAACGATGCACCTATCACTTTTCCTATCGGAACAACAACGGTAACTTGGACAGTAACTGATAATAGTGGAAATACAGCAACAGCGACACAAGAGGTAATTGTTACAGATACTCAAAATCCAATAATTACAGCACCTTCAAATATTATAGCAAATACAGATAATGGAAACTGTACAGCTTCAAATGTAGATTTAGGAACATCAACAACTGATGATAACTGTGGTGTTGCAACTACTACAAACGATGCACCTACCATTTTCCCTATCGGAACAACAACGGTAACTTGGACAGTAACTGATAATAGTGGAAATACAGCAACAGCGACACAAGAGGTAATTGTTACAGATTCTCAAAATCCAACAATTACAGCACCTTTAAATGTAGCTGTAAATGCAGATAATGGAAACTGTACAGCTTCAAATGTAGATTTAGGAACATCAACAACTGATGATAACTGTGGTGTTGCAACTACTACAAACGATGCACCTACCATTTTCCCTATCGGAACAACAACGGTAACTTGGACAGTAACTGATAATAGTGGAAATACAGCAACAGCGACACAAGAGGTAATTATTACAGATTCTCAAAATCCAACAATTACAGCACCTTTAAATGTAGCTGTAAATGCAGATAATGGAAACTGTACAGCTTCAAATGTAGATTTAGGAACATCAATAACTGATGATAACTGTGGTGTTGCAACTACTACAAACGATGCACCTACCATTTTCCCTATCGGAACAACAATGGTAACTTGGACAGTAACTGATAATAGTGGAAATACAGCAACAGCGACACAAGAGGTAATTGTTACACCAGTTGTAGAGCTAACTTATTCAGCTACTACATTTACAGAAAGTAATCCAACCTCTGGACAAATAGATAATGAACTGACTATTTATAGTTTGCCTTGTGGAATCTTCGAAGGAACAAATGGAGAAGATTTTGTAACAACTGGAAAAGCAATCGTTACAAATATTCCTACTGGTCTTACAGCTTCTATTGTTTATCAAAATGAGGGAGAACTAGCTTTCAATCTTTTGGGAACAGCTACTTCACATACAAACTCAGATGATGTAAATGATTTGAGTGTAGAGTTTAACAATACTGCATTTACTCAAGGTGTTACTACTGCAGATGTTACTAATTTCTCTGTTAATAACTTACAGATTGATTTTTCAGAAGTTACTTCTGGAGGAGGTGGAAATACTGGAGGTATAGCTAACCCAGTTACAAATCTTGAGGCACAGGTAATTTCTACTACTCAAATTGAGTTAAGTTGGAATATTCCAATTGGAGCAACCACAGGTTATCGTATTTATAGAAATGGTGTTTTAATTGCTACTCTTACAAATGGAACAATTATTTCTTACCTAGACGAAAACTTGAATCCAGATATTTTATATCTATATAAAGTAATTGCAATAAATGGAAATTCTATTTCACAGCCTGTTCTCACTTCAGAGCGCACTTTACCAGAAGCACCAATTTTGATTTCTACAAATGAGATTTGTGAAGGTCAAGAGGCAATAGCTGAAGTAAAAAGCACAGGAGCAACCTATCGTATTTACGAAAATCAAGATGCTGCTGATCCAATTTTTGAAAGTTATAATTCAACAATAGAACTTCCACCTATTACTCAAAGTACAACCTTTTATGTAAGTGTATTTAGTAACGGAAGAGAAAGTGAAAAAACTGCTGTTCAAGTAATTGTTCAGCCAGTTTTTGAAGCAACTATTTTAGGAGAAAATGAGCTTATTTCTTGTCAGAGTTCTACAACTTTACAAGCACAAAGAGTAGATAACGCAATTTCTTACACTTGGCTTAGAAGTGGAATAGTGGTAGGAAGTGGAGAAAATTATCAAGCTAATTTCTCTGGAAACTATCAAGTCAGAATTGAAAGAGGAAACTGTATTGAAATTTCAGAGCCTATAAGAGTTCTTTTAAATTATGCTCCTTTATCAAAAATACAACAACAAAACAATGTTGGTTTCTGTGAAAGTGGCACAATTAATATTGCTAATTCTGCATTACAATCAAACTCAAATGCAACTTATGAGTGGTTATTTGATAATGATATCGTAGGAACAGAAAATAGCCTTATAGTTACTCAAAGTGGAAATTATACATTGAGAGCGACTCAAAACGGTTGTAGTGCTGAAACAAATATCAATGTTACAGTTACAGATTTGCCTTCTGAACTGCTTATGCAATCTTCTGCTAATATCATTTGTCCTAATACAGAGGTAACTTTGATTACTGAATCTATTCCAAATGTAACTTATCAATGGTTAAGAAATGAACGTTTAATTATCAGTAATGGAACAAATAAACTAACTACAAAAATAGCTGGAAAGTATAAGGTAAAAATCAGTCAGAATAATTGTGAATTGATTTCTAATGAAACAGAAATTAAAATCTTGAAAGTTCCGACGGCTTATTTGCGTACTTCTGAAACTACTCTTTTTGTAGAAGAACAAAATGGAAACAACCAGAATATAGCTTCTGTTTCTTGGAAACTAAATAACGAAATATTGTCAGCTTTTGATGGACAAACAACGATTACTCCAAAAGAAAGTGGTAATTATTCAGCAGTTGTTATATATCAAACTGGTTGTACAACACAGACCAGAACTGTTTCATTCAGAGTTATCGAAGTAGTAACAGGAGAAGAAGACAAAAAACAAACTGGCTGGAATGTTTATCCAAACCCTAGCTCAGACGGAAATTTTGTAATAGAATTTGGAGCTTCTTTGTTGGAAGATACAGATATAACTATTTTTGATGCTACAGGTAGAGTTGTTTATACGCAATCTTTCAAAAAAGGAAGTAACAAAAAACAAATCAATCTTAGCAAAATGGCTCAAGGGATGTACGTCCTGAAAGCATATTCTGACAAGCAATCTTTTGTTAAGCAGCTGATTATAAATTAA
- a CDS encoding App1 family protein produces the protein MRSDSNLHLKSDLKVYRGYVSDKLLVVFGHVFKKKATTLSEKSRFKHAYSILRTFQRKTISDADVFLHFNNKKIHTKTLSDGYFRFSIPLETSFQDNTQSGWNKIEVELNHEGKSVKKATEILRPYDGKLAIISDIDDTFLVSHTNNLFKKIYVLLWRNVNDRKIFEDVTAHYQQLSKAGQEKGETNAFFYVSSSEWNLYNFIEKFTKIHNLPKAVIKLKTIKTSLLDFLFTGRGNHDHKFQKIKEIIEFYPHLEFVLLGDDSQADPIIYEKTCKVFPQNIKAIYIRQTKKQQKSSTKKILQNIESLGKKTCYFLKSEEAILHSKEIGIV, from the coding sequence ATGCGTTCTGATTCAAATTTGCATTTAAAATCTGATTTAAAAGTTTATAGAGGTTATGTTAGTGATAAGCTACTGGTTGTCTTTGGTCACGTATTTAAGAAAAAAGCTACAACACTTAGCGAAAAATCAAGATTCAAACATGCTTATTCCATTCTTCGTACTTTTCAGAGAAAAACTATTTCGGATGCAGATGTATTTCTACATTTTAATAATAAAAAAATACATACCAAAACTCTAAGCGATGGTTATTTTCGTTTTTCTATTCCCTTAGAAACTTCTTTTCAAGATAATACTCAAAGTGGATGGAACAAAATAGAGGTAGAACTAAATCATGAGGGAAAGTCTGTCAAGAAAGCAACTGAAATTTTGCGTCCTTACGATGGAAAACTAGCAATTATTTCTGATATTGATGATACTTTTTTGGTTTCTCATACAAATAATTTATTCAAAAAAATCTATGTTTTGCTATGGAGAAATGTAAATGACAGAAAGATATTTGAAGATGTAACTGCTCATTACCAACAACTTAGCAAGGCAGGGCAAGAAAAAGGAGAAACGAATGCTTTTTTTTATGTTTCTAGTAGTGAATGGAATTTGTATAACTTTATCGAAAAATTTACCAAAATTCACAATCTTCCAAAGGCTGTCATTAAATTAAAGACTATCAAAACAAGCCTCCTTGATTTTCTTTTTACGGGAAGGGGAAATCACGACCATAAATTCCAAAAAATAAAAGAAATAATAGAATTTTATCCTCATTTGGAATTTGTCCTTTTAGGAGACGACTCTCAAGCTGACCCTATTATTTATGAAAAAACCTGCAAAGTATTTCCTCAAAATATAAAAGCAATTTATATCCGACAAACAAAAAAGCAACAAAAAAGCAGCACAAAAAAAATTCTTCAAAACATAGAAAGTTTAGGTAAAAAAACATGTTATTTCTTGAAAAGTGAAGAGGCTATTTTGCACTCTAAAGAAATTGGGATTGTGTAG
- a CDS encoding diacylglycerol kinase family protein, with translation MNNTNKISVFLVINPLAGGTDKEEELFLIKKYIDSKGYNFFYYKTTGNTKEPKDDIEIKKIYKKNKPKKVLIAGGDGTIKLVIETLFEEDVIFGILPLGSANGLAKDLDLPINLEACLDIALQDNFKNVDSISINNMKSFHLSDLGLNAELIKNYENTKARGKMGYVLQAIPTLRDFKAPFNAKITTQDTEIKTQASVILIANSSKYGTGVVVNPEGKVDDDIFEIVVFRSLELTLILKILFGNLPIEDEAIEIIKTKKATIQTDSPISFQIDGEFCGEVRKLDIKMEKNKIKIATPK, from the coding sequence ATGAATAACACAAACAAAATTTCTGTTTTTTTGGTAATAAATCCCTTAGCAGGTGGTACGGATAAAGAAGAAGAGCTATTTTTGATTAAAAAATATATAGACAGTAAAGGTTATAATTTTTTTTATTATAAAACGACTGGAAATACAAAAGAGCCTAAAGATGATATTGAAATAAAGAAAATCTACAAAAAAAATAAACCAAAGAAAGTATTGATTGCAGGAGGAGACGGAACAATTAAGCTTGTAATTGAAACGCTTTTCGAAGAAGATGTGATTTTTGGAATTTTGCCTTTAGGTTCTGCCAACGGACTTGCAAAAGATTTAGATTTACCTATCAACTTAGAAGCCTGTTTGGATATTGCATTGCAAGATAATTTTAAGAACGTAGATAGCATTTCGATAAATAATATGAAAAGTTTTCATTTGAGTGATTTGGGTCTCAATGCAGAACTTATCAAGAACTACGAAAATACAAAAGCAAGAGGGAAAATGGGATATGTGCTTCAAGCTATTCCAACATTGAGGGATTTTAAAGCTCCTTTTAATGCAAAAATTACGACACAAGATACAGAGATAAAAACACAAGCAAGTGTGATTTTGATTGCTAATTCTAGTAAATACGGAACAGGTGTAGTCGTAAACCCAGAAGGAAAGGTAGATGATGATATCTTCGAAATCGTAGTTTTTAGAAGTCTAGAATTAACTCTTATTTTAAAAATTCTTTTTGGAAACTTACCCATTGAAGATGAAGCAATTGAAATTATCAAAACCAAAAAAGCAACCATTCAAACAGATAGTCCGATTAGCTTTCAAATAGATGGTGAGTTTTGTGGAGAAGTACGAAAGTTGGATATAAAAATGGAAAAAAATAAAATAAAGATTGCAACGCCGAAATAA